Proteins from one Agelaius phoeniceus isolate bAgePho1 chromosome 10, bAgePho1.hap1, whole genome shotgun sequence genomic window:
- the PHC3 gene encoding polyhomeotic-like protein 3 isoform X7, which produces MENEANTTTCSAPTTSVTTTSTSRTPLPQISVYSGSDRHAVQVIQQALHRPPSSAAQYLQQMYAAQQQHLMLQTAALQQQHLSSTQFQSLATVPQASLSGGRQCTSPTGSVTQQSSMSQTSINLSTSPTPAQIISRSQTSNTTSSSITQQTMLLGSTSPTLSASQAQMYLRAQMLIFTPATTVAAVQSDIPVVSSSSSSSCQSAATQVQNLTVRSQKLGVLSSSQNGPPKSSSQSQSLCPSKAASSSKGSSDASESNRKGESPAPECRSTPVTRTSSIHHLIAPASYSPLQPHSLVKHQQIPLHSPPPKISHHQLILQQQQQQVQPIALQTPPGQEPPPSQHCLPLPSHALPPAPSSAQSHCSPIHIHPPPLTLSPTPSQSAQQSVVVSPPPSHSPSQSPTIIIHPQALIQSQASSLVPAALQPEPAAPQAAAANPARPSQPLSLPQHLPLPPSPAVHIGAVEPPSLVSPGQQLVSSTPHQQYPALQSAPIPLAAPPQLSASSTQIQPLPLQSVQSLQVQPEILSQGQVLVQNTLVSEEELPAAEALVQLPFQTLPPPQTVAVNLQVQPSVPIETPVIYQVENVCEEEMPEDSDCVHMARTPTPPTLSPPAITLGNGEALNSEDPLSEHGGLPSVTSSVSASVIKSPSDPSHASIPPPPLLLPAATTRSNSTSMPNSIPSLENKPPQAIVKPQILTHVIEGFVIQEGLEPFPVSRSSLLVEQPAEKRLLVEGQIMSVVCVESDLQNTKHADNSSDTEIEDMIAEEGLDEIENDLLKCEFCGKMGYPNKFLRSKRFCSTSCAKRHSLSCTKKFGLFPSDKTSRWNRKSDSQSLGRRGRRPSGPEGASRDHFLRQLPITYPSAEEDLAPHEDAVPTAMTTRLRRQSERERERELRELRMRKMPESIDLLPVVQTDPSVWTVDEVWAFIHSLPGCQDIADEFRAQEIDGQALLLLKEDHLMSAMNIKLGPALKICARINSLKES; this is translated from the exons ATGGAGAATGAAGCCAACACAACGACGTGTTCCGCACCCACCACGAGCGTCACCACCACCTCCACCTCGCGCACGCCGCTGCCGCAGATCTCCGTCTACAGCGGCTCTGACAGACATGCTGTCCAG GTTATTCAGCAGGCCTTGCATCGTCCTCCTAGCTCAGCTGCTCAGTACCTCCAGCAGATGTatgcagcccagcagcagcatctaATGCTGCAgactgctgctctgcagcagcagcacttaaGCAGTACCCAATTTCAGAGTCTGGCAACTGTTCCACAG GCAAGCCTGTCAGGTGGGAGGCAATGTACTTCCCCCACTGGGAGTGTCACTCAGCAGTCAAGCATGTCGCAGACCTCG aTTAACCTCTCCACCTCTCCTACACCTGCACAGATAATAAGCCGTTCTCAGACCTCcaacaccaccagcagcagcatcacccaACAGACGATGTTGCTGGGCAGCACCTCTCCCACCCTGAGTGCCAGCCAGGCTCAAATGTATCTCCGAGCTCAGATG CTTATTTTTACTCCTGCGAccactgtggctgctgtccAGTCTGACATTCCTGTTgtctcctcatcctcctcatcttcctgTCAGTCTGCAGCTACTCAG GTTCAGAACTTGACGGTGCGCAGTCAGAAGCTGGGTGTGTTGTCAAGTTCACAGAATGGCCCAccaaagagcagcagccaaagccagTCGCTGTGCCCCAGtaaggctgccagcagctccaagggcagcTCAGATGCCTCAGAGAGCAACAGGAAAGGGGAGAGCCCCGCCCCAGAGTGCCGCAGCACGCCCGTCACACGGACATCCAGCATCCACCACCTCATTGCACCAG CTTCATATTCTCCATTGCAACCTCATTCTCTAGTAAAACATCAGCAGATCCCACTTCATTCACCACCTCCAAAGATTTCCCATCATCagctgatcctgcagcagcagcagcagcaagtccAGCCGATTGCACTTCAGACTCCTCCGGGCCAGGAGCCGCCTCCATCCCAGCACTgtctgcccctgcccagccacgcGCTGCCTCCGGCGCCCAGCAGCGCCCAGTCCCACTGCTCCCCTATCCACATCCATCCTCCCCCTCTCACGCTCTCCCCTACCCCGTCCCAGTCAGCTCAGCAGTCAGTGGTGGTGTCCCCTCCGCCGTCCCACTCCCCGAGTCAGTCACCCACCATAATTATTCACCCTCAAGCCCTTATCCAGTCCCAGGCCAGCTCCCTGGTGCCAGCGGCTCTGCAGCCCGAGCCGGCCGCTCCCCAGGCGGCCGCCGCCAACCCCGCGCGGCCATCGCAGCCGCTGAGCCTCCCGCAGCACCTGCCGCTGCCGCCCTCGCCCGCCGTGCACATCGGGGCCGTGGAGCCGCCCAGCTTGGTTTCCCCGGGCCAGCAGCTCGTGTCCTCCACGCCACACCAGCAGTATCCAGCCCTGCAATCCGCTCCCATCCCTCTGGCAGCTCCGCCTCAGCTCTCGGCATCCTCAACTCAGATTCAACCGCTGCCCCTGCAGTCTGTGCAGTCTTTACAAGTGCAGCCTGAAATTCTGTCCCAGGGCCAGGTTTTGGTTCAAAACACTTTGGTTTCTGAGGAGGAACTtcctgctgcagaggctctggTCCAGCTGCCATTTCAGACTCTTCCACCGCCACAGACCGTCGCAGTAAATCTGCAGGTGCAGCCGTCAGTTCCGATTGAAACTCCAGTG ATTTACCAAGTGGAGAATGTGTGTGAAGAGGAGATGCCCGAGGACTCAGATTGTGTCCACATGGCAAGAACACCTACACCACCCACCTTGTCCCCACCAGCCATAACCTTGGGCAATGGAGAGGCTCTTAATTCAGAAGATCCTTTGTCAG AACATGGGGGACTGCCTTCAGTGACATCATCAGTCAGTGCCTCAGTAATTAAATCTCCATCTGATCCTTCCCATGCCTCTATTCCACCACCCCCTCTTTTGCTTCCAGCAGCAACAACAAGGAGCAACAGCACATCCATGCCCAATAGCATTCCCAGCCTAGAAAACAAACCTCCACAGGCTATTGTTAAACCCCAGATCCTGACCCACGTCATCGAAGGCTTTGTGATTCAGGAGGGGTTGGAGCCATTCCCT GTCAGTCGTTCATCTTTGCTGGTGGAACAGCCTGCAGAGAAGAGATTGCTGGTGGAGGGTCAGATCATGAGTGTGGTGTGTGTTGAATCAGACTTGCAGAACACAAAACATGCAGACAACTCATCAGACACAGAGATAGAGGATATGATTGCAGAAG AGGGACTGGATGAAATTGAAAATGATCTTCTGAAGTGTGAATTTTGTGGAAAAATGGGATATCCCAATAAGTTTCTGCGGTCAAAAAGATTCTGCTCCACATCCTGTGCCAAAAG GCACAGCCTTAGTTGCACTAAGAAATTTGGGCTGTTTCCATCAGACAAGACCAGTCGTTGGAATCGGAAGTCAGATAGCCAAAGTCTTGGGCGACGCGGGCGTCGGCCGAGCGGCCCTGAGGGGGCGTCACGAGATCATTTTCTTAGACAG CTTCCAATTACTTATCCATCTGCAGAAGAAGATCTGGCTCCTCATGAAGACGCTGTTCCAACGGCCATGACCACGCGCCTGCGGAGGCAGAGTGAGAGGGAGAGGGAGCGGGAGCTTCGGGagctgaggatgaggaagatgCCAGAGAGCATCGACCTCTTACCAGTGGTGCAGACTGACCCCTCAGTATGGACTGTCGATGAAGTTTGGGCCTTTATACATTCTCTGCCTG GTTGTCAAGATATTGCAGATGAATTTAGAGCACAAGAAATTGATGGACAAGCTCTCCTTTTGTTGAAGGAGGATCACCTTATGAGTGCAATGAATATTAAGCTTGGACCTGCATTGAAAATCTGTGCACGCATCAATTCCTTGAAAGAATCCTAG